The window CCGGCACCGGCAAAAAGGACGGCCGGCCCAGGATCCGGCCCATGATCCGGGCGAACTCGAGGTTGCGCACCGGGTGCGGGGCAGTCACGTTTATCGGGCCGTGGAGCCGGTCCGCTTTCAGGGCCAGCATAATGGCCGCGGCGGCGTCCTCCAGGTGCACCCACGACATCCACTGCCGCCCGCTGCCGAGCGGGCCGCCCAACCCGAGCCGGAAGGGGGTGATCATCCGGGACAGGAGGCCGCCCCCCGGCCCCAGTACCATGCCGAAGCGGGCCAAGACCACCCGCACGCCGAACCCGCCCGCGGCCCGGGCCTCGGCCTCCCAGGCGACGCAGACGCGGGCCAGGAAGTCGTCTCCGGGACCCGATTCCTCGTTCAAATCCTCATTGCCCCGGTCGCCGTAGTAACCCACCGCCGAGGCGCTGACCAGAACCCGCGGCCGGGGGTCGGCGGCCTGCAGGGCGTTCACCAGCGCCCGGGTTGTGTCCACCCGGCTGGAAAGGATCCGCTGTTTGGCCTCCGCGGACCAGCGGCCGAGGGCGATGGACTCGCCGGCCAGGTTGACGATGGCGTCCGTCCCGGTGAACAAGGCCGGGTCGGGCAGGGCCGGGTTCCAGCGCACCACTTCCAAGTTCCGGGGCGCGATCTTGACGTCGGGCGCACCGCGGGTCAACACAGTCACCCGGTGTCCGCGGTCGGCCAGATGCCGGGATAAAGCCCGGCCTACAAAACCTTTACCCCCCGTGATCACAACGTGCACGAGGTTAACCTCCTCCCAGAAGCCCATGCCTGCTTCCTTGCCGCAGTCAGACAAGACTTAAGTGACGATGTCATTTATGGGCTTTCCCACCATGCTACCACAGAAATGGTAGTGCCGTCAGTTTTTTGGGCGGCATCCTGACGAATCCCGCGGTTTCAGCGTTTCGAACTGGGCCGGGGCAGGGGTTTGCGCGGGGCACAAAGAAAAGTTTACAATACCTTTTAGGGTCGGGAAACAACAAGGTGAGAGGATGAGGGTTGATTTGGAGAAAAAGAAGCGGCGGGTGGCTTTGAACGGGAGCCCGATATTCGAGGCTCACGAGACGTTCCGGTGTTCCTGCCACCCGGGCCTCCCGTGTTACAACTCGTGCTGCCGGGACATTGACATCTATCTGTCTCCGTACGACGTGGTGCGGATGAAGAACAGGTTGGGGCTGACTTCCGGGGAGTTTTTGAGCACTTATACCGCCAGGCTCGGCACTAAGGCGGGGCTTTTTATTGTGAGGCTCGACATGCGGGATGACGCGGAGAAGCTCTGCCACTTCGTCACCCCGCAAGGCTGTCGCATCTACTCCGACCGTCCCTGGGCCTGCCGCATGGCGCCGATCGACGTCAACAGCCGCGGGGAGTACCATTTCATCTTCAACGACTCGCAGTGCCTGGGGCTCAGGGAAACGCAGGAGTGGACCGTGGAGACCTGGATGCGGGACCAGGAAATGCTCGTTTACGACGAGCTGGAAGCCGTGTTCCGGGACCTTCCTTCCCGGTTGCGCTTCACCGGGCTGCCCAGCCTCGACCGGCACGTGGCCGAGATGCACTTTATGGCCTGCTACGACGTGGACCGGTTCCGGAGATTTGTCTTCGACACGAGCTTCCTCAAGGAATACGGGGTTGCGGACGAACTGGCCGCCCGCCTCCGGACCGACGACGTGGAGCTGATGAAGTTCGGTTTCACCTGGCTCGCGGACGGGGTGGACGTGCGCAAGACCATGGAGCTGCGGGACCAGCTTCAATCTGCCTGAGTCATCCGTCAGGCGTGCTTGCCCGGACCGCCGTCGATTAGGAGGCCGAGCTGCGCGGCGAACACCTCCGGGTCGTGGTAGTCCACGTTGTGATACTCCAGTTCCCCGGTTTCGTAGACGCGCACCGAGAGGGTGTGTTCACCCTCGGTGAAACTCAGGTCGACCAGCATCTGGCCCAGCAGGCAGTCGTACTGTTCGTCGACCACGGAGCAGCCGGCCTGCTTTAGGATGGTGAGCAGCCCGCGGAGCACGGTGGCCCCCGTGGTTTTCTGAAATTCCTCCCGCACGCCCTGGTTGACGATCGCCAGATCCTTCTCAATCAGGGCGGCCACCTGGCCGAGTTCCTCGATGCTCGCCGCCAGATACCGGGGTGCCCGGTTGATCGGCAGAGCCCGGGTGAGCACGCCCTGGGCCTCCCGGACCGCCTTCAGGATGTGCTTCAGGTCGTGGGTTTTCTCGGGATGCATGTCACAATCCTCCTGCCCGCCGGTGTTACCAGTATACTAGAGGTTCCGGGACGGACCGTCAACAGTCCCTCGTGATTCACAACGCGGGTCCGGTGGCCCGCGAGAACGACGCGCTGCGGCTCTGGCCCTCCGACATCACCCACCACTTCCGCTTCCCACCCTGGTAGGGGTCAAACCTTTAGTTTTTTAGTTACCGAATATTTTGACAAAAAGGAACCAGTCCCCGCGCTCAAGCCGGCAAAGGGGACAATGAAAGTCAAGAAAGGTAAAAAGGGGCCAGGCCCCTTTTTACCTTTTTCAGTTCAGGAGTTCTTCGGCCAGATGGAGCGTGCCATCCAGGCTGGTTGGACCCCAGCCGATGGAGCTGTGCCGGACAACGCCTTCGCGGTCCAGGTACACGGTCACCGGGATGCCCTGGATCCGGTAGAGCCGGCCCACCTCGCGCTTGCCGTCGAGCAGGACTTCGACCTTCAGGTCGTGCTTGGCGATGAAGTCCGCCAACTGCTTTTCCCGGTCGGCGGTAATCAGGACAACGTCCAGGCCCCGTGCGTGCCATTCCTCTAAGTAGGGCTGCAACTGCAGCACCTTGTTCACACAGGGTCCTCACCCCAGGGAAAAGAACAGCAGCATCACGGCGCGGCCCCGGAAGTCAGCCGGTAGCGATACCTGGCCCCCGTCCAGGGACGGCAGCCGGAAAGCCGGCGCCGGGGTGCCCGGCGTGGGCCAGTCCAGGGGCGGCGGCAGCGCGGTGCCGGTGCCACTCGGGACTGCAGGGACTGCAGCCTGGTCGGGAGGGGTGATGTTTCCGTTAGGCGCCGAACCCCAGGAACCGCACCCGGCGGCGACGAGCAGCAGTGCAGCAAGCAGGAGCAAGGCCAGTACGGGTCTCAAGCTTTGCACTTTCTCACCTCCTTGTCTGCCACGCGGGCGGTGAAGGTGAGCGCCCCCGTGGGGCAGACCCGGGTGCACTCCAGGCAGCGGATGCACTCGGGGTGGTTCGGGGCGCGGTCCACCGCGATCTGCAGCGGGCAGGCGTCGCGGCAGGAGTGACACTGTTGGCAGCGGCTCGCCCGGTAGTCGAGCCGCCACAGGCTGACCGGGTTCATGAGCCCGTAGAAGGCTCCGAGTGGACAGGCGGTCCGGCAGAAGGGGCGGTACACGAACACCATCGCCACCAGGAAAGCGGCCAGCACCCCCACCTTCCAGAAAAAGAGCGGCCCCATCAGCGCGCGGAGCGCCGGGTCACGCAGACCCACCAGCAAACCCGCCTCCAGCGTGCCCGCCGGACAGACGTAGGTGCAGAAATAAGGGGCGCCGATCCCGGCGGCGCTCACCAAGAGCGCGGGCAAGAACAGGACGGCGGCCAGCATCAGGTACTTGATCGCCGACAGGAAGGACGGGACCCGGACCTTGCGCGCCCTGGGCCGGGCCAGCACCTCCTGGAGCAGACCGAACGGGCAAAGCCAGCCGCAGATCAGCCGCCCCCCCAGCGCCCCGGCGGCGGTGACAACTCCGACCACGTACAGCGAGACGGCGTGCCCCGGCAGGGCGAGCAGCACCTGGTAGGAACCCACCGGGCACGCTCCCAGGGCTCCGGGGCAGGAGTAGCAGTTCAAGAACGGGACACAGACCTGCTTGAGCGAACCCTGGTAGATCCGGCCCTCGGCGAAGCCGGAAAGGTGGCCGTTGGCGGCGAGCGCCGAGGCAAGCTGGACCATCCTCCGCCGCGGGTTCGGCCGCGGATCGAGCGGATCTAACGGATGCCGATGCATTCCAGGCAGACTACGGCGGCCTTGTGGAACACGTCCGCGGCCTCGCCGCGGGCCAGGCCGGCCAGAACGAGCCCGAGCCCGACGGCTACCAGTCCGTACGAAACCCAGCGCCGGTTTTTCAAGTGGCACTCCACCTTTCACCGGTCTATATTAGACTCCGGGTGCCGAAACTCCTACCGGCGCACCGTGAAAGGCCTCCCGCCCGACGCAGCGGCGGGACGCGTTAGAACTACTCATCACTCGCTTATCTCTCTATTTCCTGCATCCACTGGAAGACCAGGGATTTCTTCATCACGACCTACCCGTCTTGCCCTGCCCTGACCCGCCCTCGACCCCACCCCTTCAGAAAACGGCTCCGAAAGACATAGAACTTGTCCGAAAAGAAAAAAGTCCAGCCTCAAGGGGCTAATGCGGCAGCTCGACGAACAATGCCTGTTCTTCGGGCCGGTAATCGGCCGTGAATTTTCCCTTATAATCAATGTCGAACTGCTTGAAGAAGCCCCGCGCATTGATTTTGGTCTTTTTCACGAAAACGCCGTCCGGACTCGGTTTCAGGCGGATGATTCGCCTTTCACGGTCGAAAGCTAGTTCGTACCGATCAGCCGGCAAGGTCTTACGGGCAACCTTGTTCAGCACGATGGAACTCTTTGACAGTGAGACGACCGGTTTCGGTTCCTCCCGGCGTTTCCTCTTCTTGGGTGTGTACACCTCAAAAGCCATTTTTAGTCCTCCTTTGCACATTTTGGTAGTTTGCTCTTAGCATTATGTCCATGTTCGTTACCGAACAAACACTGTGCACATGTTGGCATTCACCGTTTTTTTTTTTCGATATACTAGAATCGGCGGCGTCCGCCCCACTTGTTCGGGCCGCTGCCGCCCAAACAAGCTCCCGCATGGATCTTCCACTTTTAGAACGTGTTCCCTTTGCAAAGTAAGATTTTGGAGAGGAGAGTAAGCTTGTTTTGGTTGGAAGTGAGTATTATCACCCCCACCGGATACCAGCAACGGATCGAAAACCTCATTGTGGGCATGGGCGGGTCGGTGAAGGAATCCGAACCGGAGGCGGGCGCGGGTACCGGCGCCGCCAGGGAGGGGGAGGTGACAGTCACCGGCTATTTCCCGGCCGAAGACCACGCGGGCGATACGATCCGCCTGCTGCGGGCCCGGGTGAAAAACGTGCTTGGAACCATCCCGGACATCACCTTCGCGGAGATACACGGCACCGACCCTAAGACCGGGCGCCGCCGGTTGTGCACCACCTTCCGGGTGGGAGAGAGGCTGGTGGTGAAGCCGTCCTGGGAGAGTTACGCGCCGAAGGGCGAGGAAGTGGTGGTCGAACAGGACCCCACCCTGGCTTTTGGCTGCGGGACCCATCCCACCACCGCCCTGGCCCTGGAGTACCTGGAGCGCTACCTGGCCAGGGGCGCGCGCGTCCTGGACGTCGGCACGGGGTCGGGCATCCTGGCCGTAGCCGCCGCCAAGCTGGGTGCGGGGAGAGTGTGCGCCATCGACAAGGACCCGGTGGCGATCAAAGCCGCCCGGGAAACGGTGGCTCAGAACAACCTGCAGGGCCGGATCACCATCATTGAGGGAAACCTGCTGGATCAGGTCACAGAAAAATGCGACCTTCTGGTGGCGAACCTCCACCCCCACCTGCTGGAAGAGCTGATTCCGGCGGCTTTTTCCCGGATCAACCCCGGGGGCGCGCTGATCCTGACCGGGTTTACGGCCGACGACGAGGGGCTGGCCACCGGCCTTTTGCGGGGCACCGGTTTCAAAGTCGAGAAGGCGACCGTCCGGGGACGCTGGGTCGCCATGCTGGCCCGCCGTCCCTAGTCCGTGATGGGCTCGATGAAAAAACCATTTTCATGTTCGTCCGCCTGAAATGAAAAGGCCCGCCGTTGAAGGCGGGCCGGCCGGTCTATTCCGCTTTCCGGGGTGTTTCCTTTACCCGGAACAAGACATCCTTCAAATACTGGTGGTAGAAATAGTCCGCGATCCCGATCAGTACCGCCGCGACGAGGATGAGAAACACCGCGGGCGCCGGCGGGAAAAGACCCAGGAACACGAGCCAGATCGCTACGCCGGCCATTACGGCGTTGACGAAACTGGAGACGATATTGCCGTAATTCGGCAGCAGCCACAAGTCTCCGATTACGTAAGTCAGAACAGCGACGATAAGAGCGGTTACGAGGGCCGCGGTAATCGGCAACTGGGCGACCACCCACAAGGCCACGGACAGAATGGCGGCATAGATGACGAACTTGATCACCAAAGACCTGACGTGCTCCACAACTTCACCCCCTTTACGGCTATTTCAATAACCATTATTCCCCATCGAGCACGCGCTTTAGACTGCTTCTCGGAATTATCTGGTAACAAAGGATGTCAAGGAGGATACCGATGCGGTGGAATAGAAGCAATCAAATCATAACTCCGGACTGGGTGCGGGTGATGAGTACTTGGCCGCGCGATCCAAGCGCAAGAAAAAGGAAAAGGGGCCGGAAGCCGAAGCCCCGGTGGCACCGGGTGGTTTCGCCTTCTGGAGGCGGCGCCTGAGAAATCTGGCGCTGGGGACCCTGGTGCTGGCTGCCGTCGTGTGGCTGTCACTGCCCGCCGTCGGCCGATTTCTGGTCGTGGCGGACAAGCCGGCGCCGGCGGAGGTCCTGGTGGTGCTCTCCGGCGACCGGGGCGAACGGTTGGAATACGCCTTCCGGCTTTATCAGGAGGGCTTGGCCGACCGCCTCCTGTTGAGCGGGGGTCCCCTGTACGCCGACCTGACCGAAGCCGACCTACTGCGCCGGCACGCCCTGATGCTGGGGGTGCCCGAGTACAAGATCATTATGGAGCCCCGGGCGACCAACACCTACCAGAACGCCCTGTACAGCCGGGAGATGATGGAGTACTACGGGCTGGACTCGGCGATCGTGATCTCCTCGCCCTACCATATGCGCCGGGTCCGCGCGCTGTTCGACGAGGTCTACAGGGGCAGCGACATCCGGCTGGTGTATCTGCCGGTCGAGGACTCCTGGTTCGACCCCGAACGCTGGTGGGAATCGGCCGCAGGCCGGCGGGTGGTGCTTGCGGAGTACCTCAGGCTGACGATGCTGGTCCTGCCGGAGCAGTGGCGGGCCTTCCTGTACCGCCGCGGCACGGGCGAGCCTCCGATGCCGGAACGGGCCGGGAGGGACCAGCCCTCGCTGAAAGAGAGACTAGATATTTCGGGTCATTTACGGCCGCCCAACCTTGTAGTATAGTATGATGAAACCAAGTCTACCGGGCTTTTGCGGGGAGAGGACCTGGATTTTGCGTTTGATCCAGCGGATCAGAGCTTATGACAACCCGGTGAGCAGGATACTGGTGTCCCAGGTTTTCATTTTCGGGGTGCTCCTGCTGGTCAGACCCGGCCTGTGGCCGGTGGTGCTGTTTTTGGTGCCGGCCAACGGCCTGGCGCTATACTTTGCCCTGCGGGGGCAGCAGGGCGGGCGGAAGATCGTCACGGTAAAGCTCGACGACCAGCCCATCGACCCCACTTTCGAAATCGCCAGCGAAACACTGCCCTACATGCGCCGGGGGCTCAACGAAGAAAGCGCTAAGAAAACCGCACAGATCATCCAGAAAATCGGCGATGTGCCGGCGGTAGCGATCACCGACCGGGAGCGTGTGCTGGCCTTCATCGGTCCCGGCTGCGAGAAGCACCCGCCGGGGCGCGAGATCGTCACCCAGGCCACCAAGGAGGTCATCGCCACCGGTGAGTTGAAGGTGGTGGAGAAGCAGGAGGACCTGAAGTGCCCGGTCCGGGACTGCGAGTGCCCCCTGGCGGGGGCTGTCATCGTGCCCCTTAAGGTGCGGGATGAGGTCGTGGGCACCATGAAGCTTTACCGGACCGAAAAAGGGCCGATCCCTTCCGGGATCGTCAAACTGGGTGTGGGGATTGGGCAGTTGCTCGGATTCCAGATGGAGCTTTCCGAGCTGGACCGGCAGGCCCAGTTGGTGACCAGGGCCGAGCTGGACGCCCTGCGGGCGCAGATCAACCCGCACTTCCTGTTCAACACGCTGAATACGATTATCATGTTCAGCCGCACGCATCCCGAGACCGCCCGCCGCCTGCTGATCCGCCTGGCCGCCTTTTTCCGGCACGCCTTCAAGCGCACCGGGCATTTCAGCACGCTGGCCGAGGAACTGGAATGCGTCGACGCCTACGCGGTCCTCGAAAAGGCCCGTTTCCGCGAGAAGCTGCACGTGGTCCAGGACGTGGACGAAAGCCTGCTGGACTTTCAGGTGCCTGTACTCACGCTGCAGCCATTGGTGGAGAACGCGGTGAAACACGGGATCATGCCTAAGATGGGGAACGGCACGGTGAAGATCACTGTCCGCCGGGCTGGTGCTGAGATGCTGGTGGAGATTACGGACGACGGGGTGGGCGTCCCAGATGAAATCTTGCCGCAGATCTTTCAGCCCGGATTCGGTTCGGGCAGCGGCGTGGGTTTGAGCAACGTCAGCGAGCGCCTGAAAAGCTTATTTGGTGCCGAATACGGCCTGAATATAGACAGCAAAGTGGGTGTAGGCACCAGGGTGTACTTCCGGATCCCCCTGGTGCAGAGTCCCCAGGAGAAGGGGGTGAACAGGGCCAATGAAGCTAAAAGCCTTAATAATTGACGACGAGTACCCGGCCCGCCAGGAATTACGGTACATCCTGGGCAATTTCCCGGAGATCGAGGTCGTGGGTGAGGCGGCCAACGCCCAGGAGGCGCTGGCCCTGATCCAGGCGCTGGACTATTCCGTCCTGTTCCTGGATATTTCCATGCCGGGAATGGACGGCCTGGAGTTGGGCGCGGCCATTCGCGAGCTGGAAAGTCCGCCCTACGTGATCTTCGTGACCGCGTACAACGGGTTCGCCTTGAAGGCCTTTGAGGTGGACGCCATCGACTACGTGATGAAGCCGATTGACGAGGGCCGCCTGCGGATGGCGATCAACAAGGTGATCCGGGCGACGCAGGAGGTGGCCCCGTGCGCCGAGGCTGTAAACGGGGGCGCTCCGGCCGCCGCCAAGCCCGCGTTTCGGATTGACCGGATCCCGGCCGAGCGGAACGGGAAGACCATCCTGGTGAGCGAGTCCGACATCGTGTACACCTTTACCGAACAGGACACGGTGTACCTCAAGACCTACGACGAGAAGCTCTTAACCCGGTTTACCGTCAAGGAACTGGAGGGGCGGCTGGACCCGAACATCTTTTTCCGTACGCACCGGTGCTGCGTGGTGAACCTGCGCAAAGTGAAGGAAATCATCCCGCTTTTTAGCGGCACCTACTCCTTGGTGGTGGACGACCGGGAGCGGAGCGAGGTGCCGTTGAGCCGGGGGCAGGCAAAAAAACTGCGCAAAATTCTCGGATTTTAGTTTTTGAGCGACGCGAGGGAAAGTCTCTTGATCCTAGGTATCGGAGTCGATCTTGTTTCTGTTAAGCGGATCCGGTCGGCGTCGGAACGTACCGGGGGCCGCCTACTGGTGCGCCTTTTCACTCCCGCCGAACGGGATTGCTGCCGGGCGCGCCGCGCGGCCTACGAGTGCTACGCGGCGCGTTTCGCGGCCAAGGAGGCGGTGTTCAAGGCGCTTGGCACTGGATTTTCCGGCTGCTGCTGGCACGACGTGGAGATCACCAACGGTCCCGGCGGCGGGCCGGTGGTGGCGCTGACCGGGAGCGCGGCCCGGGTCGCGGCCCGGCGGGGGATCACCGGGGTGCTGCTGTCGCTCAGCCACGAGGGGGACCAGGCGGTGGCCTTCGCGATCGCCGTCGGCCCCAGCGAAAGTCAAAGAAAGTAGAAAAGGCTCAAAAAGGTGTCAGACATTTTTGCGCAAAAGGAAAGTCACAGAAGGTCATAAGGAGACTGTCCTCCTTTTTTTCGGAAAGGATGAGGGTGTATGCGGGTGGTCACCGCGGCCGAAATGCGGGAGATAGACCGGCGGGCCACCGAGGAGTACGGCGTCTTGGGACTCGTCCTTATGGAGAACGCGGGCCTTAAGGTGTTTGAGTGTGTGCGCCGGGTCCTGGGCGGGGTGGACGGGAAACAGGTGATAGTCCTGGCCGGAAAAGGGAACAACGGCGGAGACGGGTTGGTGGCCGCCCGCCACCTGCTGCAGCACGGGGCCCGGGTGAAAGTAATGCTTAGCGGCGAACCCGCGGATGTGACGGGCGATGCGGGCATTAACCTGGAGATCTGGAAGCGGTTGGGGCAGCGGCTGTACCTGATGCAGGACCGTAACGCCATTCAGCTGCTGCAACTTGCCCTGATGCAGACGGACCTGGTGGTGGACGCGCTCTTCGGCACGGGTTTCCGTGGCGAGATCAGGGACCGGGCCCGCAAAGTTATCGAGGCCGTCAACGAGTCGGGCAAACCGGTGGTGGCCGTGGACATCCCGTCCGGGGTGGAGGCCGACACCGGCGCGGTGCGCGGGCCGGCCATCCAGGCGACCCACACGGTCACGTTCGGTCTGCCCAAGCTCGGGCTGGTCCTGGAACCGGGGGCGGGGAGGACCGGCGAGCTGCACGTGGCGGACATCTCCCTGCCGCGGCCGCTGGTGGAGGCGGAGGGTGGCCGTTACCTGCTCACTCCGGCGCTCGTTCGGGACTGGCTGCCCCGACGCGAGGCGGAGGCGCACAAGGGACGATTCGGTCACGTTCTGTTGGTGGCGGGGTCGAGGGGGATGGTCGGCGCGGCCGTTCTGGCCGCCCGCGCGGCGGCTCTGACGGGTGCCGGGTTGGTTACCCTGGCGGTGCCCCGCAGCATCCAGAACGTGGCCGCCGGTTTCCAGCCGGAGATTATGACCCTGGGATTGCCCGAGACCGGCGCGGGAACCCTGAGCCGGGCAGCCCGGGAGCAGATCGAGGAGTTCCTGCCGCGTGCCTCCGTGCTCGCCCTGGGTCCGGGACTCACCACCCACCCGGAGACGGCGGAACTGGTCCGGGAGCTTTTGCCCGGGGTGCGGGTGCCGTGCGTCCTGGACGCCGACGGCCTGAACGCCTTCGGGGGTGGGGAACGGGAGACCGACCGGAATTCGGCCGGGACGCCCGTCGGAGAGAGCCTCCCGCCCGGCGGCTTCCGGGAGAAACCCGACCTGGTGCTCACGCCGCACCCGGGGGAAATGGCGCGGCTTCTGGGTTTGAAGAGCGCGGCCGAAGTGCAGGCCGACCGGCTCGGTGTCGCCGAGCGCACGGCCGCCGCCTGGCGGTGCACGGTGGTGCTGAAAGGGGCCCGCACGCTGGTGGCCGAACCGGGCAAGACTTACATCAACCCGACGGGGAACCCCGGGATGGCCACGGGCGGAACCGGAGACGTTCTGACCGGGGTGATTGCCGGGCTTCTGGCGCAGGGTCTGGAACCCGGTCCAGCGGCGGCCGCCGCCGCCTTCCTGCACGGGCGGGCCGGCGACCTGGCGGCCGCCGAACGTGGGCAGGCGTCCCTACTGGCCGGAAACCTGCTGGAGTATCTGCCCGCAGCTTTCCACGAACTCGGCGCCTGAAAAAGGTGTCAGGCACCTTTTTGGGGTGGGATGTTTTTGAGAGAGTATTCAGTATGGGCGGAGGTCAACCTGTCCGCCTTGGCCCACAACCTCGGCGAGGTACGCCGGCTGGTCGGATCCGACACCGAGGTGGCGGCGGTGGTGAAAGCGAACGCGTACGGGCACGGGCTGGTCGAGGTGGCCGGCACGCTGCTGGCGCACGGGGCCGACCGCCTGTGCGTGGCCCGGGTAGATGAGGGGGTGGCGCTCCGCGAAGCGGGGATAGACGCCCCAGTACTGGTGATGGGCTTCGTGCCCCCGCCCCTCTACGACACGGCCCTGGACCACGACCTGACGCTCACGGTCTACGACCCGGAGGCGGCGGCCGAGCTTTCGGCAGCGGCCGCACGCCACGGCCGCCCCGCGCCCGTGCACCTAAAGCTAGACACCGGGATGGGTCGCCTCGGCTTGGTCACCGCCGACCGGGACCTGTACCGGAATATTCTGGCCATCGCCTCCCTGCCGCACCTGGAGATCGAGGGCCTGTACACCCACTTCGCGAATGCGGACCGGCGGGACAAATCCCACGCCCAGCGCCAACTGGTCGACTTCGTGGAGGTCACCTGCACCCTGGGGCACGACGGGATCGACATCGAACTCCTGCACGCCGCCAACAGCGCGGCGCTCATCGACATGCCGGAGAGCCGGCTAAACTTGGTGCGCCCGGGGATCATGCTGTACGGCCTGTACCCGTCCCCGGAGGTGAAGACGCGGCAGGTCGACCTGCGGCCGGTGATGACCCTGAAAGCCCAGGTGGGCTTTCTGAAGCGGGTGCCCGCCGGGTGGACCGTGAGCTACGGCTCCACCTACACCACGCCGGCCCCAACGACCCTGGCCACCGTGCCCTGCGGCTACGCGGACGGCTACAACCGCCGGCTTTCGAACCGGGGCGCGGTTCTGATCCACGGGCGGCGCGCGCCGGTGGTCGGGCGGGTGACCATGGACCAGATCGTGGTCGACGTGGGACACATTCCGGGTGTGGCGGTGGGCGACGAGGTGGTGCTGTTCGGAAGGCAGGGAGAAGCGGAACTGCACGTGGACGAGGTCGCCGCGCTGCTCGACACCATCAACTACGAGGTAGTCTGTGCGGTCAGCGCGCGCGTGCCGCGGGTGTACGTAAGGAACGAAACGTAACGGCTACATAAACTTCAACAGTT is drawn from Candidatus Desulforudis audaxviator MP104C and contains these coding sequences:
- a CDS encoding CD1871A family CXXC motif-containing protein, with protein sequence MKNRRWVSYGLVAVGLGLVLAGLARGEAADVFHKAAVVCLECIGIR
- a CDS encoding 50S ribosomal protein L11 methyltransferase, producing the protein MFWLEVSIITPTGYQQRIENLIVGMGGSVKESEPEAGAGTGAAREGEVTVTGYFPAEDHAGDTIRLLRARVKNVLGTIPDITFAEIHGTDPKTGRRRLCTTFRVGERLVVKPSWESYAPKGEEVVVEQDPTLAFGCGTHPTTALALEYLERYLARGARVLDVGTGSGILAVAAAKLGAGRVCAIDKDPVAIKAARETVAQNNLQGRITIIEGNLLDQVTEKCDLLVANLHPHLLEELIPAAFSRINPGGALILTGFTADDEGLATGLLRGTGFKVEKATVRGRWVAMLARRP
- a CDS encoding 4Fe-4S binding protein, giving the protein MVQLASALAANGHLSGFAEGRIYQGSLKQVCVPFLNCYSCPGALGACPVGSYQVLLALPGHAVSLYVVGVVTAAGALGGRLICGWLCPFGLLQEVLARPRARKVRVPSFLSAIKYLMLAAVLFLPALLVSAAGIGAPYFCTYVCPAGTLEAGLLVGLRDPALRALMGPLFFWKVGVLAAFLVAMVFVYRPFCRTACPLGAFYGLMNPVSLWRLDYRASRCQQCHSCRDACPLQIAVDRAPNHPECIRCLECTRVCPTGALTFTARVADKEVRKCKA
- a CDS encoding TIGR01777 family oxidoreductase, whose translation is MHVVITGGKGFVGRALSRHLADRGHRVTVLTRGAPDVKIAPRNLEVVRWNPALPDPALFTGTDAIVNLAGESIALGRWSAEAKQRILSSRVDTTRALVNALQAADPRPRVLVSASAVGYYGDRGNEDLNEESGPGDDFLARVCVAWEAEARAAGGFGVRVVLARFGMVLGPGGGLLSRMITPFRLGLGGPLGSGRQWMSWVHLEDAAAAIMLALKADRLHGPINVTAPHPVRNLEFARIMGRILGRPSFLPVPAAALRLVLGEMADLLLTGQRVFPARLKALGFQHRFSNLADALKDALGKSD
- a CDS encoding YkgJ family cysteine cluster protein, with amino-acid sequence MEKKKRRVALNGSPIFEAHETFRCSCHPGLPCYNSCCRDIDIYLSPYDVVRMKNRLGLTSGEFLSTYTARLGTKAGLFIVRLDMRDDAEKLCHFVTPQGCRIYSDRPWACRMAPIDVNSRGEYHFIFNDSQCLGLRETQEWTVETWMRDQEMLVYDELEAVFRDLPSRLRFTGLPSLDRHVAEMHFMACYDVDRFRRFVFDTSFLKEYGVADELAARLRTDDVELMKFGFTWLADGVDVRKTMELRDQLQSA
- a CDS encoding redoxin domain-containing protein, with product MQSLRPVLALLLLAALLLVAAGCGSWGSAPNGNITPPDQAAVPAVPSGTGTALPPPLDWPTPGTPAPAFRLPSLDGGQVSLPADFRGRAVMLLFFSLG
- a CDS encoding YdcF family protein, whose protein sequence is MAARSKRKKKEKGPEAEAPVAPGGFAFWRRRLRNLALGTLVLAAVVWLSLPAVGRFLVVADKPAPAEVLVVLSGDRGERLEYAFRLYQEGLADRLLLSGGPLYADLTEADLLRRHALMLGVPEYKIIMEPRATNTYQNALYSREMMEYYGLDSAIVISSPYHMRRVRALFDEVYRGSDIRLVYLPVEDSWFDPERWWESAAGRRVVLAEYLRLTMLVLPEQWRAFLYRRGTGEPPMPERAGRDQPSLKERLDISGHLRPPNLVV
- a CDS encoding histidine kinase, translated to MRLIQRIRAYDNPVSRILVSQVFIFGVLLLVRPGLWPVVLFLVPANGLALYFALRGQQGGRKIVTVKLDDQPIDPTFEIASETLPYMRRGLNEESAKKTAQIIQKIGDVPAVAITDRERVLAFIGPGCEKHPPGREIVTQATKEVIATGELKVVEKQEDLKCPVRDCECPLAGAVIVPLKVRDEVVGTMKLYRTEKGPIPSGIVKLGVGIGQLLGFQMELSELDRQAQLVTRAELDALRAQINPHFLFNTLNTIIMFSRTHPETARRLLIRLAAFFRHAFKRTGHFSTLAEELECVDAYAVLEKARFREKLHVVQDVDESLLDFQVPVLTLQPLVENAVKHGIMPKMGNGTVKITVRRAGAEMLVEITDDGVGVPDEILPQIFQPGFGSGSGVGLSNVSERLKSLFGAEYGLNIDSKVGVGTRVYFRIPLVQSPQEKGVNRANEAKSLNN
- a CDS encoding peroxiredoxin family protein, with the translated sequence MNKVLQLQPYLEEWHARGLDVVLITADREKQLADFIAKHDLKVEVLLDGKREVGRLYRIQGIPVTVYLDREGVVRHSSIGWGPTSLDGTLHLAEELLN
- a CDS encoding LytR/AlgR family response regulator transcription factor; its protein translation is MKLKALIIDDEYPARQELRYILGNFPEIEVVGEAANAQEALALIQALDYSVLFLDISMPGMDGLELGAAIRELESPPYVIFVTAYNGFALKAFEVDAIDYVMKPIDEGRLRMAINKVIRATQEVAPCAEAVNGGAPAAAKPAFRIDRIPAERNGKTILVSESDIVYTFTEQDTVYLKTYDEKLLTRFTVKELEGRLDPNIFFRTHRCCVVNLRKVKEIIPLFSGTYSLVVDDRERSEVPLSRGQAKKLRKILGF
- a CDS encoding DUF2512 family protein, whose protein sequence is MEHVRSLVIKFVIYAAILSVALWVVAQLPITAALVTALIVAVLTYVIGDLWLLPNYGNIVSSFVNAVMAGVAIWLVFLGLFPPAPAVFLILVAAVLIGIADYFYHQYLKDVLFRVKETPRKAE